The sequence below is a genomic window from Montipora capricornis isolate CH-2021 chromosome 14, ASM3666992v2, whole genome shotgun sequence.
TCCGATAATGGTAGTGACGAAAGTGCAGAGGGACCTTCATTTATTGATTGTGAAGGAGTACAGCCATACTTATTTGAGCCGTACGACAGTGATGCAAGCTCGGGTACGGACTCTTCAAATGATTCTGGCGAACGACAATACGAGCGACTACAAAATACAGACTGGTGAGCGATCAATTTCAATTTGCAACGTGTAGCAAATGCTGTTGTAGTCCAAACTTAGGACGGTGTTATTTTTCATTGTGTCGATAAATCAAAACCAgaaagatttccgcacaggtccctacttcattatgcatacactcctttgtttcaagaaaacaatagcgataacaatagacgtcctttgggactgtggcgctttgttctttctttttagaggttttttttctaagtctatatggacttaaaaaaagtcggtcgaacttctgtctgaaatacagaaaatcgaacagtttttcctgcaatttcggcacttttcctgcaattttacctattttttagttttagaataagcgcaagaagtggagtttcaagcaatcgttgtaatagggttcagattcgcaaacataacaaacaaaccaaataaaagtactgtcataagaaatttaatggctacctgctctttttatcgtgaaattgttcttcctgtctgcttaaaaattcgctgagacactgcaaagtgtatattttcttcctttcctgtatttaggatcacgaacggtgcatttagaaggattttgcgatttatcgctctttgtagagatcggcaatatgctcaatgatacttccaagtaaatagctttggtagagatccatggatgttcccctacgaggcatacttcgtttcattccccatcatgtcttttcaatgccctgctgtgggctcgtttgtctgggtcgacgaagtttaggcgatggttaactgcggtgagatgatgttagcccttgtcttgtaggcagttgtaaagtttccggccacaggtagctagggctaatttttttttcaaggaaagtttacggtcagaaaattaatatgtgttctggcggattgaaggctatccattgcagttttttcttgagcatcgcgaaacagatccatctcccgatgcggcactttgtctttgccaactgactgcgttttcacacaggttttggacacggaagacgaaagtaaattgttttctttgcaccactctatgctcaactctggaaaggctataaagcagggacaatttccaaatgatcaaatcttccattgctgtgacccttttacttcggtagccatcttgattattacgaagacacaagtttgcttcaaaaaaagggatatatgaaacgattttaattgcaaggaactcgtgcatgaaagtttcccatgaaagatgcaccaatcagactttaagcgtggtatactcttccacgcagtgaacttataagtgtgccgcacgcacggggcatgaaggaaaagcaggtcacagttcacagcaatactggaaaacctaaaagtatcacagggactaaccttaagcctaaacagtgcctttagtcgtaattagggttacggttagcattattaaagggattggttctttcaagagtagtaaaacagggatctcttaacggtaacctacaagtgtaagttcgattgtagttgctcggcgcggcacgtgtatataattacgtatcattgttatgtaaatagtcggccagaattcaaaataaatatcattttcaaggtgtgacttagcaacttgacacgatAGCTCAGTGGTGAAGAACAGGGataagtaatccagaggtttacagtgggtcggagttcaaggcaagctgcgagtggcatatcatgggataaaatggcagaaaaagccgtgcggggtctggaaataagaacaagacgaagggatagaaagaggaaagctgagacaaaaacgagtaacggtgtgggcgatgaagggaaagacgagagagagggaggaagagaaaaatgagatccgtttttattcatcccgtaagtacaaattacccatgtatatattcggttctcttgggtatacgtattgttctacaaaacaatagcgcgaatgaataattaatttattctgcctgcataatgaagtagggacctgtacggaaatcattcctaAAGCTCTCTTGTGACAGAGAAATGGTATTTGTCCCATTTTTAAATACATGTTTCGATGACGCGATGGGGGCAGCGCGAACCGATTGAGACCGATTAACAGAATTCCTCAAGTCAAAGTTTATTTTGCACTATATGAGAACCCTGCTTTGACTAATTGTATCTATACCTTAGGTGTACTTGTGGGAATTGCCAACGTCTTCAACGTGTAGAAGAGTGCATCTGTTGCTCCGAAATTGACTGTATTGTTGCCAAAAACAACGAAGCAGTCGAACACGAAGGGCTGACCGAGCCGCTTGTTTGCATTACGCAGCACCCAGGTTTTAATTCTGTCTGCTTGAACCACTGGGTACTGCAGACAGCTTGGTACCAGTACAAACAGCAGTACCATAACTCTTATGAGGGCCCAGAACATAAGCAAAACCGTCACATAGCTTACAGGCAGCTGGCAAGGTGGTGCTGGGGGATTTTGGGACGTGAGGTTAGAGTTGTCCTTCCATCTTGTGCTGTTTGCTGTATTCGAGCACACTTCCCTCCTCCAGGCATTGAAgaagacttttcttttcaaggatTTCGCTTTGCAGACGAGTAAAGCGTGGAAAAAACCTCATTTAAGCATTATTTTTAATGTCAAATGTAGAGCATTCACAATCTGGTATTCAAACATTCGTAACAATTGTCAAGTTGTTACCTCGTGCTTTTACACGTCTGGGTTAATTGCTAAATGAAATATATAAAATGATTAAATCTAATTTTTGTTTGCTCCAGTTTACAAAGTGTAAAAGTGCCAGATGTTCCCCGCAGATAGCAAAGTCAATCAGACAATCGGCGAGAATTGTATCACTTTTTAAATCGTGATTTCATTGTGCTGACTGCAGTATTCTTGTCAGGGCGATTATAGTCAGATGACTATGAACGTGGAGCAGCAGATCTTGGCAAAACACTGCTCTCCTGTCCCTGGAGAATCTTCATTACCATTTCCTTGAGATGGGCAACATATTCTGTGCAAAAGGATAACGAAGCGATGTAAAAACAGATGTGTTACagatacatgtatacagtaTAAGACAAGTGAAATAAGAGCAGGGGTCATAATTGTCTTAAGGGCAAGTCGATTTAGTCTATAATCGTTATGGAGAGAGAAATTAAACTTACTGTAGGTGCATTTGACTAAAACCTTTTTGACCGTGTGTTCTCCTTTCTTGTACTTAGGAAAGGCAATGTTCACTCGTTCAGAACCATCTTTTAGTGTGGCGCTTTCTCGATTGCTGTTCTCGTTAAAGTGCAGAATCGCTATTTGCAACCTAACACAGTTAATTCTTCAATTAGGTCAACGCATAAGTTATCGCTATGGTTGTCTTTCATGGCAAAGTATTGTAAATTACAAAAGTATTATCATTCAGTTTGCATTTACGTCAAGTTTGTACGGCTCGTTCAAAGGTCTTGTGTATACAAATCTTTGGGCATTTCAGGATCTCTTTATTTGTCTATTGACACCTAATGCTAACTGTAGTGTTCAATTGTGTACCACCTGCTTGTCATCCCGTGATAGGAAAACGCAAGTCGTTTCGGAGCAAAGTGATTTTGCACGGAATGGAATGCCTCCAGAGATGAGGTGGCATGTTGTCCTGACATCTGCCTGACATCCTTTATAAGAGAAATCTTCGTCAGAAGTTCCATCAGTTTCTCAAAAGGTGGTGTGCctgcaaaataaaagaaattcaaCTGCATTTACTCGCTCAAGACAGATAATTGTTACTGCAGTGTAATATTTATACGTACCTGGCTTACCAGAGTGTTTACAGACAGCCCTTCATCCGTTAGGTAGTTGAGACATCATTCGAGTCCCTCCTTTTCAATAGCTGCTGAATTTTTCACTTCGTTACTCTGTTGAGTGTAGAACGATAAAAATGTGTCCTAGTTCACATTGCAGTTAAGATCGACATAAAATTGTGAATTTGAACTACTAGGCGAGAGTAGCTTATATTGTTCTGCACCAGTAAAGTTCATTATTTACAAACCTGCACCAACTGGGAATCTACGATTTTGCTCTGCTCGAGATCCATGAGGGAGTAAGACCCATACTTAGCTGAATGGCCAGGGCTGTCACAGCGACCATCTCCGCCGACTAATAACTCTCTCCCTTcggattttatttcatttagcaGGGTAGCTTGTCGCTGCCTGTATGTTCTTTCCACTGCGGGATGTAGATATGATCTCTGGTGGTGCATAAATGTTGAGTAGGCAATGGTAGGAACTCTCATATGCTGCATAATTGTTAGGAATTTCGTTGGGCTCCCGCCGCCAAAGAGAATTGCGGAGGACATCACGATGTTCCCAACAGGGATATCTCCAACGGAGGGTTGTGAATCCCACAATTTGCTATGAGTGCAAGACAAGCATTTTTGTTCCACTCTTATCTTCGTTCCAGCTCGTGTTGAAACTACTGCATCGCATTCTGAATTGCAGACAGGGCaaaattgaaataaagaaagaagtgatgaTTCCGCAACCAAAAACAGGTTTTGTTGATGAGCAGGGGCATCCTTAGGAGATTTCCTATGAAACGAAACAACAAGACCATTTAGGAGTTTTTTTGTTTAGCAATCATGTCTGTATTTCACAAATGTGTTTTTGTCAAACTCACTCGTATTTTAGATCGTCAAAGTCGTCAAAAGCGGGATCCTCTTCCACTTCATCATCTGGGTCAGGGACGTACGATGGATCGTCATCGGTTTCCATCTCTTCCTCTGGATCTGATTCCTCGTCCTCGCTTTGGCAGGGAGTGGAAGTGGTGAAAACTCTCTCTGTAGACTACACTGAATGCCTTGAGTCTTTTTTCCAATGGCGGTTTGACTACCTGTACGAataagacaaagaaaactaTTATTTCAATCGATATTCATTCTTGACCATTCGTCTCAGGCGAAACTTCCCTTTGCTTCTATGTTTGCTCCGAAATTGTACAGACACGTTTTTCTTTGAGGACTGGATCTGTGTAGAGGCCTCCTTTACTTTGGGTTCACTCTTTTCCTCAGTTGCTTCTGCGTCGTCTTTCTGTTTCCCGGAAGTGGAACTTTCCTTTCGCACACTTTCATCGATAATCttttaaaatatatcaaaagCAACAAACAAGTAAGTACGTATAACTAGTATTTTCGGTAATGATATCGCCTGTACCATAACATTGTTTCTAAGCTTACCCATGCAGCTTCTCGCTTTCCGTATGCCCCTCGAGGTGGATTGCTTTTGACCTCTGAAGTATCAAATGTGCCGTTGTCGCTGTCACCGTCTCTTCTTGATTTTTTGGTTTGAGGAGGACGAATTTTAAAGATTGTTGGAACGGCATCGGCTTTAATTGAATTCTTCATCCTCAAACCTAAAGACTTAGCAATAACAGTTTGTGCCTCAAAGCAATCTTCAGTGAAATAAGCACTGCAAAGTCTACTTGAATTCGTATGATAATAAAAGTCAGACAGTGTGTTTTTGACAGCATTCGTCCACAGTCTTGCAAAATGGAGGTCTTCTGGCCATTGATGGAGACTCACTCTGTTTTTACGGGTGTTAGAACATCCACCAGCTACACAGCGATGCGGCATAATAGATGTCTTTACAAAAAAGCGCAGAGAAAATTTCGAATCGGGGAATTGCGAAAGCGTAATGACCCCTATTTATGAATCAATCTTAAGAGAATTTACCGGAAGAGGTTTGCGAGGTTCTCCTTTCTACGTCATTTCCGCTTTTCGGCCATAGTGCTTCGTTTCAAATCTCGGGCGAGATACTTTGTTAATTTATGGGGAAGGAAGAAAGAATCAAACTCTTTCGATGGTTAATATGTTTCAAGTAGGCATTAAGCAAcaggtttgtgaatttttgtaCTGGGGAATAGAGTATCCCTTTAAGAGGTACAAATTACGCACGCGGGGCAATTGTTGCCATTTATCAGTTCAGTAAGATCCTTACATCTAATATGAAACTTACACTTAGATAGGCTGCTCGTTTTAGTGATGTTTTTATCTAGCTTGTTCCGTAAAAAGGGTCCAAGATATCTAAGAGAGTGTTAACCATACAATACAGAATTAAATCTTGGAATATCAAAAttcaggggccggttcctgaaaggtgtaataaccctattccagggataaatgtgcctgaaataaggcacatttatccctggaatagagttattatacctttcaggaacccggccCTGGTTTctaaaattttatttgcaaGACTTAGTACTGAAAATATCACAAGTGAAATCAGGAACTAGCCTATATTTAACCTTGTACATGAGTATAACTATGTCTTGCAATCTCCTATTAAGAAGGCTTGGTAGTTTAGCACGATCTAATAAGTTCATATATGTTTCTGAATGTGAATTATAAACTATCCTTAGTGTCCGCTCTTGAATTCTTTCAACCTTTCTTGTATCCGACGCCTTACAGAAATGCTATATGAGATGACAATAGTTGTCTTTATACCATTTAAGGGCAgagtttcctttcttttccataTCAGTACACATAATGGACATATCGCTGCCAACTGTATACATCTGATGGTCATCAGCATACATATTTACATTTGCAATCTCATTTACGTGATACGACAGATCATTTTGGTACAGGTTCCACAGTGTTGGACCAAAGGAGGATCCTTGAGGGCATCCACGTTTCATCACATTCCAGTCACTAGCAGCTTTGCCAACTTTCACCCTGTTGACCCGATCTTTAAAATATGACGGAAATCAATATACTTAGAAGATTACTTGGGGAGAGGTGGtcttttcgactgcgtatccgttTCAGAATATACTTAAAAaattacttggggaggggtggtattttccactGCATATCCTCGTTTCCACTTCCGAATATACGTAGGACATTACTAGGAAAGGGGTGGtcttttccactgcgtatccgcgtatccacttcagaATATACTTTGAAGATTACCTGGGGAGAGGTGGTCTTAATAAAATGTGTTGTGAAAGGGTACCATGAGTGTGGGTTTACTGTAACGGCAGGTGAAGCACATTTCTTGGTAGCCGGACAGCTCGGACATATTCAAAAGGTCGGAACTTGTAAAACCCCTATGACTTCTTGAAGCGACTACCGAATGGTATGTTTCTTGTCAAGTTCCTCTTTAGTTCTTCAAATCGGAAGGATAAGTCTCGATAAAATTTatacctccccccccccccccccccaccaaaaAACACTAATGGTCACCAGAACATAAGCTTTTTTATgatatacgtaccgagatttacactccaaaaaggatcgagataaatatagtctctttgcgctagagaagccaTACTATTTTTTTCAcagtgaaaaacgacgtatggacgctctgattggctatatcgttattttcactggtgaaaaattgtcgtatcagccttttgattggctaatatgatgttgaactttggcgcgggtggcctgtgcacagatttgtaaacatggcggccgactggtgtatggttttcaaggtTTTGATCTTTTactgcttagttttctccacaaaaatacttcagaacatcttaaaaagttttaaaagtgctcaagcgaggtatggaaggtaaagatttcttttatttcaaaaatattttgctatttgtttagggcttttgttcacgatcggtggtttgatagcctcaccattaacacttacctcgttaactttatgatctctgtacttatataataaacaaattacttcatgattggctcgtttgtgcgatttttattactcactcgttgtgaaggatcgttaaactcactcgttcgcttcgctcacttgttcgtttacgcgatccttcacaactcttgaataaaaatcgtacgcactcaccaaccatgaagtaatctatatgtATCGGGTTTTGTACCCGACTTTTATACTGATGATTTTTAGCATGTAATGTTTCGTTTCTTTCAGCACCGCTTGCGGTCTAGACCCAGCAGGGCCATATAGGCGTGGAGGTGGTTTGAACGTGCCAGTGGAGCTACGATTAAAATTGCAGAAATCGAAGTCTGAAAGCCTCCATTacgtttttcaatgaaattgaaatgaaaCCAGAAAAATCGTTTAAATCTATGGAAATCGATACTCACAGTTTTTTTGGTGATCGATTTTCATCGATTTCCGATATTAATCGATTAATTATTATCGATTATATTGATTGACATCGATTATATGGATTTGTGGTTTTCATCAATTGGGCAGGCCGGGTTAGAGCGGCCATTCTTTCATCAGTCGACGAAGAACTTGACCCTCGCTTAGATCGTTTTCTACCAATACAATGCACTTCACTTTCTattgaaatcaagaaaaaaaaaaaaaacaataccaAAAGGTACTACAAGGTTCCCCACTAAAGGTATAAAGGCTTAGGAGCAGAATCCACCTTTGAGCGGGAGCTTAAGCAAAGGCGTCCGATCGCCATGACTCATGATTCAGTCCCCAGTTAAATTGACTAGATGGATGACATCGACACCGAAGACAAGGAGAAATTAGGTTACTTGCAACACAGGTTTTGCAGACGTGCTTACATCACTAGGCCATTATATCGTATTGATGCATGTTACTCCAATGACTGTGGCTTTAAATTTTGTCCCTTTACCGTGCTCTAAAAAAGACTCAGCTGCCGGGAAACTCCGGcaaaatttcgtcttgatatgattaccctaactatacctaaggacagaatatgtttatttctgtgaaaaaaaaaaggtctgcttcgagcctagtggcccatcaggccggcgcttttCTCCGGTTACTGAAGCATGAAGCGACTTGGAGTAgtatgggatgctagtccatcgcagggtta
It includes:
- the LOC138032910 gene encoding P2X purinoceptor 7-like; its protein translation is MESEDSRNSSSSDNGSDESAEGPSFIDCEGVQPYLFEPYDSDASSGTDSSNDSGERQYERLQNTDWCTCGNCQRLQRVEECICCSEIDCIVAKNNEAVEHEGLTEPLVCITQHPGFNSVCLNHWVLQTAWYQYKQQYHNSYEGPEHKQNRHIAYRQLARWCWGILGREVRVVLPSCAVCCIRAHFPPPGIEEDFSFQGFRFADE
- the LOC138033681 gene encoding uncharacterized protein, which gives rise to METDDDPSYVPDPDDEVEEDPAFDDFDDLKYEKSPKDAPAHQQNLFLVAESSLLSLFQFCPVCNSECDAVVSTRAGTKIRVEQKCLSCTHSKLWDSQPSVGDIPVGNIVMSSAILFGGGSPTKFLTIMQHMRVPTIAYSTFMHHQRSYLHPAVERTYRQRQATLLNEIKSEGRELLVGGDGRCDSPGHSAKYGSYSLMDLEQSKIVDSQLVQVCK
- the LOC138031927 gene encoding THAP domain-containing protein 10-like; translated protein: MPHRCVAGGCSNTRKNRVSLHQWPEDLHFARLWTNAVKNTLSDFYYHTNSSRLCSAYFTEDCFEAQTVIAKSLGLRMKNSIKADAVPTIFKIRPPQTKKSRRDGDSDNGTFDTSEVKSNPPRGAYGKREAAWIIDESVRKESSTSGKQKDDAEATEEKSEPKVKEASTQIQSSKKNVSVQFRSKHRSKGKFRLRRMVKNEYRLK